A stretch of Lactuca sativa cultivar Salinas chromosome 6, Lsat_Salinas_v11, whole genome shotgun sequence DNA encodes these proteins:
- the LOC111895205 gene encoding uncharacterized protein LOC111895205, giving the protein MKGRLDSSLHLTSYILIPYYHYMDPNIQYDPDIMNGVLDFFDTILRGNFEMQRQVVTIDLPKYKKKVDRFGCDLAIKHCAVNDAEFDPASWWGLFGGTTPHLTKIAMWILSLTSSSSGCKKNWSTFEGVHTKKRNRLETSKLNNLVFVQFNANLMEKNQKRKDRTMEVLLANHSHSAQEWIVDCDKHDVVEEDPETVNEALATDDSEAPRESSRMRELFDEDFESESEEEVLEEDEYKFDGVQIMEDNLD; this is encoded by the exons ATGAAAGGTCGTCTAGATTCAAGTTTACATTTAACGTCGTATATTTTGATTCCGTATTATCATTATATGGATCCAAATATCCAATATGATCCCGATATAATGAATGGCGTTCTTGATTTTTTTGATACAATACTTCGTGGAAATTTTGAGATGCAAAGGCAAGTCGTGACTATTGACTTGCCAAAGTACAAGAAAAAAGTTGATAGATTTGGTTGCGATCTTGCAATTAAACATTGTGCGGTGAACGATGCCGAGTTCGATCCGG CTAGTTGGTGGGGACTATTTGGTGGCACAACTCCTCATTTGACAAAGATTGCAATGTGGATTCTTTCTTTAACTAGTAGTTCATCAGGTTGTAAAAAGAATTGGAGCACGTTTGAGGGG GTACATACaaaaaaacgaaatagattagaGACAAGCAAATTGAACAATCTTGTTTTTGTTCAATTCAATGCTAATTTAATGGAAAAAAACCAAAAGAGAAAAGATAGAACTATGGAAGTGCTATTAGCAAATCATTCACACTCGGCTCAAGAATGGATTGTTGATTGTGATAAGCATGATGTAGTTGAAGAAGACCCCGAAACGGTTAATGAAGCTCTAGCAACCGATGATAGTGAAGCTCCCCGAGAAAGTTCAAGAATGAGGGAACTTTTCGATGAAGATTTTGAGTCTG